One Nicotiana tomentosiformis chromosome 1, ASM39032v3, whole genome shotgun sequence genomic window, GAAGTTATGAGATCAAAGAAAGGAGTGTAGCTGAATCAGAGAAAATATGCATTGGAGTTAATCACTGATGCAAGCATGAGTGGTTGCAACCCAGTAGCAACTCCAATTGAGTTGAATCAGAAACTAATAACTGTTGACTATGACAGTCATGTTGGAAGAACAGATGATCCTCAACTTGAAGATGTAAGAGCCTATCAAAAACTTATTTGGAAGTTAAATTACCTCACAATCATAAGACCAAACATCTGTTTTGCAGTGCAGGTATTGGCCAATTCATGCAACAACCCAAAAAGTCTCATCTAGATGCAACCTTGAGGGTTgtaaaatacatcaaatcaacacCTGTATTGGGAATACTACTGAGAAGAGGACATGCATCAACACTCACAACCTTTTGTGACTCAGACTGGGCAGCCTGTCCAAACATAAGAAGATTTGCGACAGGGTATATTATAAAATTTGGGGATTCTCTGTTGTCATGGAAGTCCAAGAAGCAACGGACAATTAGTAGAAGCTCGGCAGAAGCAAATTATAGATGTATGGCAGCTGTGATGGCAGAAGTCGTCTGATGGTTGGACTATTGGAGGAACTAGGAAACAAAGTGGAAGTACCAGTCATCTTGCATTGTGATAGCAAGGCAGTTATGCAAATAATTGCAAATCCTATATTTCACGAGCAGACTAAGCATATTGAAATAGATTATCACTTCGTCAGGGAGAAACTCAAGAATGGACTAATCACAGCCCAGTACATACCTACAAAAATGCAACTAGCAGACCTGATGACAAAGGGCTTGAGTGTAGCACAACATCATTCCCTATTATCCATGTTAGGAGTAGAAAATGTCTTCCACTTACCAGCTTGAGGGAGAGTACTACAACAATAGGGACTAAATGAGAGATAGTAGTAAGTGAAAGGGGGCAATATGTAAATACACAAAAGAGAGGAGAAGATCGGTGTATAAGAGTATGTTAGAATGACAAAtcagttagttagttagttagttagttagagAGATGAGATTCTAGAATATTCACTGTCCTCGTCTCCGGATCTCtctcgtcttcttcttcttcttcttcttcttcttcttctcaactGTACATTGTTGACAATTTGTACCAATGCTAGAATACATGATTGCATGTGTAGAAATGATCAATTAGCTCTCTCAATTTAGCTCAATTAAcaaacttgaaacctttagactcgaGGGTCTggctccaaacctccaacctctcgTTAATACCGCCTCGCGTCTTATCGATCAGAACTATATCATTAgtgaataacatacaccatgacacctccccttgaatatggtgtgtcaaaGCGTTCATCGCCAgagcaaataagaacgggctgagcgcagatcttggtgtaaccccataccAACCAGAAAATGTTCCGAGTCGCCCCCACAGTCCTAACACATAGTCTTATTTCTATCATACATGTCCTTGATCACCATAATATAAGCTACCGAAATACCTTTCACCTCGGCCATCTCTAGGACCTTATCATATTGCTAGTAGTTGATGAAAGACGAGCACATGATTAGGTAAAGCATTTACTCATAAAAAGACAACATTCATTATTTTTCAGCTTCTAGAATTGATGAAATTGAGATTAACTTTTGTCAGTTACTGCTACCAAAAGACCGTTTTCTTAATTTTTAACAATGTCCGTTGACAGAGTAAATTCCAAGTGGCAGAAACTTTAGATTACTAAATTCAAGAATTGTCTTTTTACTAACTACTTTATTCCTAACGATATGAATCTTCTTGTTTACGATTTCAGCACAAGTGCCCACATACTTTTGCGTGGATACCACCCACCCACCCCTTTTAAAGTCACAACCCAATATCATCATTGGTTTCTGAGACTGTTCTTGGAACTGTGTTATTAGTAATTACTATAATTTACACACAGAAGTGGAGAATTTTGAGATAATAGAGAGAGTGCCCATATAGCCTTTTTGGTGGATTCAGCTCAACCACCTATTCAAAGTGTCCCTACACACAAACCCAAATCATTTATTGGATTCTGAGACTGTTCTTGAACTGTGTTCTTATTGTGGTAATTTACATAAAGTGGAGAAATTTCCCaagataagaaaaagaaaagtttGAAGCTTTATAGGATTCTTTGGTTGATCACAGAAAGATTGGAGTTTTGATTGGAGATAAAAAGTATGGGAACTGCAGTGGCTGGCTTGTCTTGTTtccaattcttcttcttttattcacCTAATTTTGAAAGGTATAATTCCTTCTTCCTATTCcaattctttccttttcttggtATATGATGGGCCCCTCATTCTCTTAGGCCTCCTAAATTGGTCATGTCTAGTTTATTATAATGATGTTTTGCAAATATGGAGCATAATTCTTTCTGATTGAAACTTACTTACTTGGTATCTAAAGGTGTTTTTGTTTTCCACTACTTTCTATGTGActtagaaaaaggaaaaagaagaaccATTTTGTTATTGATGGTCATAGGCTCATAGCATTTAAGGGACAGAATTTAAGTTTGGAGATGGATGTAGATAATATAGGAATTTTGTCGATGTGCTTTAACTTTTTCACTTTTTGGTTTAGATGGTGACTGACCAAACTAAATGGTGTAACTGGACAGAAGGGATTATACTAACagtaatttattatttttggggAAAGTTATTTACAATAGTGGGATGTTGGGTTTTGACAGAAACTGTTTCAATTGACTGCAATCTTCTGTAACAGCTGAAAAATATTTCAATTGATCTCCCTCCCTCtgaaagaaaggaaagaaatatATGGCTGGCAAAGCAGTAAATTTATTGAGGGGGAGGCATTAATATGATTGATCTTCTTGATCTGAATCCTCTTATCCTTTTCTTTTTGTTATCTCGTTGTTGCGATACTAAAATACAGTGGTAGTTGTAATTCTAGCTATTTTCCTTGTCAAATGAGCTTAATTCGTTGTTGTTGGCGGCATTGCTGATAATGAAGGATTGTGAGAGAGACTGTAGAATATGAAGAATGTTAATTGGGTCAACAAAAGAGGAAGACCTCGGACTAGTTTGAAAGTGCGCAAGATAATGAATTGCCTATGCTCGTCTGAACAAATTCTGATGGACGAAATAATCCCATCTCCTGAATCCCTTGCAACTAAGGATTACACAGCAAGTGTTCATTCATCACAAGCTGGAAAAGCTGGCCTAAAGCCTGATACTGGCAATATTGAAGAAGCTGAATCATCTTTGCGTGAGAGTGGTTGTTTGAATTATGAGGTCACTTCCCTGCTTTATTACATGCAAATCGTTTCCTTTCCTTTTGAAGGTCTTCTTGTTCCCTTCTCCCTTTGGGCCTGCAATGTTAAGTCTACCTTTCGTTTATCATGTCATTCTTAAATACTTCAAAGCTCAATTTGCATGTAGCAGAATTTCCATTTGGCGGCAATTTAACTAAAGACATCAATATTTTTCTAGGAAGCAAGAGCATTACTAGGAAGATATGAATACCAAAAGGGGAATATAGAGGCTGCTCTACATGTTTTTGAAGGGATAGATATTGCCTCGGTGACTCCTAAGTTGAAAATCGCCCTTGCCGAAAGAGTGAAAACTCAAAAGAGACGTTCACAGAGTTTTTCTTCGCCACCAATGTCCATAAATGCTGCGAGTTTGCTCCTGGAAGCAGTCTTTCTCAAAGCAAAATCGTTGCAGGCGCTTCAGAGGTACAAAGGTAGAGTATGTGTTTAGTCAATATCTGTATTAGCACGTCTTCGTGCAACAGTCATCTTCAATATGAAAAAGCTTTTTCAGTTTGCTTCATTTATTGATTTTTTTCTTCTATTACTGTCTTCCCTAATGTTTCCTCTTTCTGGAAATTGTTGGCTTTCTCATCAGTTTTCCATGATATGCTCATGTTGAAATTTTTATATGTCTGCCCTAGCTGTCTGTACTTTTGTTATTTTACCCATTCTTCACTTCTCAATTATTTCGTGATTGAAGCATAGTTGATTAATATTGTTGACGCATCCTTCACTTATCCATTAATTGAGCCAATAAATTATCCTGAAAACTCTTTGGATCGCGTTGCTTTTATGCTTTTGGATTTTTCGACAACGTACTGATTTCATACTCTTGATGAATATGGAGAACAAAAAATGTAATCTATAATTCTGCTACTCTCCCATCCCAAGTATATCAGGTTATCCTAAAAACTTTACTCTTTATCAGATTATTAGCATTATGCACAGTCATTTTTTGTTAATTTTCATCAAATAATCCTTTAATTAGGTGTTCTGATTCATATACCTTTTTACTTGTGATTAATGTTTATTCTGCAATGTGTATGTATGTTTGATTGTATGGACAAGGTGACAAGAGAAAATATCTACCTGAAAGTTTAACGACTGAAAGTTCTCACCCTATTCAGCTAATTCATTTCCAATATATATTTTTGCAGAAGCTTCTCAATCATGTACAGTAGTTCTGGACATTCTCGAATCTTCTTTTCCAGCAGGCTTTCCTGAAACCTTTGGTAGTGACTGTAAATTGCAGGACACTCTCAGCAATGCTGTTGAGCTGCTCCCTGAATTATGCAAACTTGCAGATGCTCCTCGAGAAGCAATTATGTCATACCGCCGAGCTCTTCTGCATCCATGGAAACTTGAGATCCAGGCTACTGCAAGGATTCAGAAAGAATTTGCCATTTTTCTTCTCTATAGTGGAGGTGAATCATGTCCACCTAATCTCCGATCTCAAATGGACGGTTCATTTGTCCCCAGAAACAATATTGAAGAGGCTATTCTTCTCTTGATGATTTTGTTGAAAAAGATTTCTCTACAAAGGATTGAGTGGGACCCTTCAATTCTTGACCATCTCTCATATGCATTATCTATATCATGGGGTCTAAAGGCTTTGGCTAACAAAGTAGAAGAGTTGCTTCCCAGAACTATAGATCGGCAAGAGATGTATCTTATCTTAGCTCTATGCTATTATGGAGAGGAAGATGACTTCGCTGCATTGGACTTGTTGCGGAAACTGTTTAGTACAGAGGATCACACTTGTGTTCCAGGTTTGTTATTGGCTTCAAAATTATGTGCTGAAATCCCAGATTGTGCAAACGAGGGGATAATTTATGCTCATACAGCTATTGGAATCGAGCAAGAAAGATGCAGTCAGTTGATGGGTGTTGCCCATTGTGTATTAGGCCTCTCACTTTCAGCTCATTCTAGAGCAATGGCGACAGATTCCGAGAGGGTTAAGATACAATCAGAAGCACTTAAGTCCTTTGAATCTGCTGGGAAACTGACAAAGATGAGTGATGCTAATGTCATTTATCATCTTTGTCTAGAAAATGCAGAGCAAAGGAAGTTGGATGCTGCAGTCCATTACGCAAAGTGGTTGCTTAAATTGGAAGGTGGTTGTACTTTGAAAGGGTGGATGTTGTTGGCTCGGGTATTATCAGCTCAAAAACGGTTTATGGATGCTGAAACTGTTATTAATATTGCCTTAGACCAAAGTGGAAAGTGGGATCATGTAGAACTGTTGAGGACCAAAGCTAAACTCCAAATTGCGCAGCGTCAAGTGAAAAATGCTATAGAAACATATACTCAGCTTCTTGCAATTCTTCAGGTTAAGAGAAAAAGCTTCAGATTGGGGGAAAATCTCAAGGTAAGTGAGTCTTGTCCTTACAAGCTGAAATGGAGCATCTAAGCTTCTTTACATCCGTCTTATTTGACGCTTGAAACGGTTGTGAGGGGCTTGCAAGTAAAATGACTATAAAGCTTTTTATACGTAAACTCTTTAGAGGTTGAACTCTTTTATATGGACTATGTATCAATTAGCCAACTGGTTAGCTAACAATTGTTCTGGCTGTGTCTGCTAATATAAAAATATCATGGCTATCGAAAGCCAACAAAGTTACCCTGTCATTCATAGATAAATAATCTCCTAGGCAAAATAAATGGGTGACTTCACAGTACAGAAGATGACGAAGAGTAGCGGAGTGTGCAAGGCGTATGGACAGAGGAAAAGGTTAAACAATTAGATAGAAGGGGGAGAACTAAGTGGGGACTGAACACCTGTAGCATGCCTTATTGCTGCCTAAAACTAATTTCTTGGAGATGCTTCAAGATTGTGTGTCTCAATTAAACCAGGCTGCTCATGCAAACACTCTGTATTGGCGTTGGCAGGCTAAAGCACGTCTTTACTTCTCATGTAAAGTCAAAGTCTCCTGTTTGTTCCATTGGGTTACATATTGCATAATTGTCTGGTATTGCACAACTGAATGATATAGCTTTTCGATTTGGTAAAAAGGAAaagtcttttccttctttttgtgtgtgtgtatatgggTGGGGTTGGGGTAGGTATGAGAGGGGAAGGCCATGCCATTGGCTTTATTAGTCTCTCTCTCTGATTTTTAGAAGTGTGATTGTTATAAATGTTAGGATTTTTCTTTTGGTATTTCTAACCAGCTTTGGTTTTTAGGATGGAGGAAAAGTTTTGAGTTGATTTGGTTCGCTTCTCCTTAAGCCTCATTTTAAACCTTAAGCAGATTAATATTTTAAATGTCCACTTGTCCTTCTTAGGGATAATTCCTTTTCTGGTGTAACGCTTTTTGCTGCCTTACTTTCTTGAAACAGTATTTTGTGGAGGAAgaaataaaaatttgattttaTATACATAACAGGACTTTGGAGACCATTGCAGAACATTGGAGCTGGAAACCTGGCTAGATCTTGCCTCCATTTACATAAATTTATCTCAGCGGCGAGATGCGGAGATGTGCCTTTCCAAAACTGAGGCCATTTGTTCATATTCAGCTCGGAGATCGTATACTGCTGGTAGATATAATCTCACTCATATTTTCCCCTGTCTGTGCTCATTATTCCAAACACATGCATGTAACTCAAAGTGTTCACTCTTGTTGTTGTATATTCATGAGAAGACCGACAAACACATAATTACAAGTCCTTGTCAATTATAGTCAATTTGACTATTCTGTAAATGCGACAGTGGAAGGGGAGAACTTTCTTGGCAGACGATGTTATGTTAGACCAGTGCCTCATAGGACTGGAATCATTTATCCAGTGTCACGGAGAAATTCATCGGTGCTAAAGAGTTTTTATCTGCTCTCTTAAGAGTTTTATAAACTCTATCTGATATTATGGGACTACGCTTCTATTGGAATGCCTTTAGATGATCCACTTAGTTCTAAAAGAGCCCCACGTTAACTATACCCAGGTTTAGAAGAATAATTTCAACCTTTCTGTGATGCTTTCCCCACTGAACCTACTTTATACAAAAGTTCCTATATTATGTGAATTTTCCCTTTCATCGCTGCGTACTT contains:
- the LOC104090000 gene encoding protein NPGR2-like — protein: MKNVNWVNKRGRPRTSLKVRKIMNCLCSSEQILMDEIIPSPESLATKDYTASVHSSQAGKAGLKPDTGNIEEAESSLRESGCLNYEEARALLGRYEYQKGNIEAALHVFEGIDIASVTPKLKIALAERVKTQKRRSQSFSSPPMSINAASLLLEAVFLKAKSLQALQRYKEASQSCTVVLDILESSFPAGFPETFGSDCKLQDTLSNAVELLPELCKLADAPREAIMSYRRALLHPWKLEIQATARIQKEFAIFLLYSGGESCPPNLRSQMDGSFVPRNNIEEAILLLMILLKKISLQRIEWDPSILDHLSYALSISWGLKALANKVEELLPRTIDRQEMYLILALCYYGEEDDFAALDLLRKLFSTEDHTCVPGLLLASKLCAEIPDCANEGIIYAHTAIGIEQERCSQLMGVAHCVLGLSLSAHSRAMATDSERVKIQSEALKSFESAGKLTKMSDANVIYHLCLENAEQRKLDAAVHYAKWLLKLEGGCTLKGWMLLARVLSAQKRFMDAETVINIALDQSGKWDHVELLRTKAKLQIAQRQVKNAIETYTQLLAILQVKRKSFRLGENLKDFGDHCRTLELETWLDLASIYINLSQRRDAEMCLSKTEAICSYSARRSYTAGLLNQSKGLYKAALRDYWNALAVNPSHVPSLVSTAVTLRKIGKQSPAIIRSLLTEALRLDRMNASAWYNLGLLYKEEGLGSALEAADCFEAAILLEETEPVEPFR